AGCGGTAGGGTGACCGTCCACAGAACCTGCCAGGGCGAGCCCCCTAGCGATCGCGCCTGCAATTCGTAGCCGAGATCGAGGTTGGCGAAAACGCTGGACAAGACTAGGGTCATGTAGGGAATGGTGGGCATTAGATGAACCAGAATCACGCCGAGGATGGTGCCGCTTAGGCTAAGGCGGATCAGGACATACTGGATGCCCATCAGGGTGGCCAGGGGCGAGACAATAATCGGCATCAGCAAGAAGAGTTTCAGAACCATTTTGCCCGGAAAGTCCAGGGTGCCTAGGGCGCGACCGGCAGGCAGACCGACGACTAGGGACAGGCTGGTGGTGACAAGAGCGATCGCTAAACTTTGCAGCAGTCCTTCGCCAATGCGGGAGCTGGGGGAAAAAATCTGCATCCAGTGGGTCATTGTCCATTGGTCTGGCAAAACTTGGGGAAAAAACCAGCTCTGGGCAACGGACCAAATCACCAGGGGCAAAAAGGGAAGCAGCAGGAGGGCGATCGCCCCTCCAATCAGACCATAGCGGGGTAGGGTGATCATGCATCACCTCGCTCTGCATAGGGTTGCCGACTTTTAGCCGTCAGCACTAGGTAGAGGGC
The sequence above is drawn from the Candidatus Obscuribacterales bacterium genome and encodes:
- a CDS encoding ABC transporter permease subunit, whose product is MITLPRYGLIGGAIALLLLPFLPLVIWSVAQSWFFPQVLPDQWTMTHWMQIFSPSSRIGEGLLQSLAIALVTTSLSLVVGLPAGRALGTLDFPGKMVLKLFLLMPIIVSPLATLMGIQYVLIRLSLSGTILGVILVHLMPTIPYMTLVLSSVFANLDLGYELQARSLGGSPWQVLWTVTLPLIAPGVVVGSLFAFLISWNEFLLTFIIGGGRVFTLPMVLFTLLQGGNHGLVAAVAITSVIPGLVFLVFASRALQQNHALGGLGNV